TCCGTATACGCGATTCAGTAGATTGACTACTTACGTTACGTACACTTGTTTAACCAGCCATGCACATACGAATAACGAATCCAAGGCattcaaaatgaaaactcgatcgGAATCTAGTGCGCGCAATTGATTAAAGCCCAATTGTCCTCTGTAGTCTGGACACCATATGCAATTAAGGAAGAATGTAGGACAAATTTTCAAGCCAAAGATGAATTCAATACGTGGGTCCTTCATACTTCATTCATTTCCTTCTGAAACACCATTCAATTCGACCACGAAACCTATGAATTAGTGTTGAGTACTGTGGCACCAAGCATtggttcttcttctttttcctttttttttttttttttgctttttcagtGCCTGCAATAGCATTTAACGATAATTAATCTTGTTGAATCTTCCTCTCACCTCACGCTACCTgctaggaaattggcttaatttcttttaggtaggtttcttgttttgtgtAGAAGTAATTAGTattctaattgattttagttacttgaagtagtaggtaagaaatttcctattttgtttaggattagaagttatttcTTATTCTATACAAGTTTAGAAATTAGATTTGGTTTCCTGTTGTTATTTGAGCTTTTGGTTAGataatgttctctataaataggtgggttgacATACTACACAAAGACACGCAAGGGTgacatgtagccttatacatgggtgGTGAGAGAGGGTTTTTGGGAGATGAGATGTGGTATACAAGAGTTGGGTTTGGTTTCAAGTTATATTCTTGAATAGAGTTTTCCTCTCAGAATAAAGAACAGGTTTCTCTTTGTGGACGTAGGCTCAATGGTGTAGCCGAatcacgttaaatattgtgtgtcgtttatctttcatgcttatGACTTGTTTGTTATTAAATCGTTGAATACTTGATATCTTAATAGTTATTTATTCCGCGCTTGGATCCCAGCACTGCCAACTCCTTTAGAAATACATGGCAGATCAGTTAGCATTAACGAACAACCATTCCTTGCATATTTGCATCGTGGAATTTGTAGAAGTCACCGAGGACCCACCATCAATTGGTTTGATTGCCCAATCGATTTGATGTCCCATTTTTGGAGGTCAAGTCCCAATCCTGACGTATAACGGTTGGGAGGTGGCTGTGGATGTTGGCCCTTTTGGGTCTTGGTGCAGCGCCCCGGCCCTCCCTTTCGTTATTCCTCCGTTTTTCTTCATTATTCAAGGCACCAAATAAATTCAGATATTATTGTTTAGCACATCCGAAGCCCGACCATGCTGCTTCCGGCTGTTAAATTTTTGGCCCTCTTAAAACACTTTCGACAGAAAGGAAAGGTTTTCGGGAAAAGCTGTGAATGGGATGGTCTTGAAAACTATGCACGACTCTCCTCGTACGTAGTTGCAGGCCTGCAATGCGATATTTTGTTACTATTTGCTattgtttatatatatgtatgtatatatatattgatgagTCGTACGCAATCAATGGCGTCTTCTAATTTCATATGTACCTGTactaataaaaaaagaaaaaagagaacgCGAATTTGGAAGGGTAGAATGTTACCGTTCttcttggaaaaaaagaatgaaaggtAAAATCAGTAGGATAATttgcattttttcaaaaaatttttttttttttattgatagcGACTGAAGAGGAAGCGAGGTGGTTGGCAAATGTAAATTTAAGCCAACTGCATATGTTTCTTATTTTAGGAATTTCTGAAACTTTATGGTCCccaaggaaaggaaaagattctctttcttttccaatttttttttttttttgggtgttcgCTCTATAATTTGTTTcgttttttctttgaaaacaaaAACGTTTGGCAAGAAAGATACACAGATAACACAAAGTCAGTCAGTTATTCATGATTCATGACAAATAAATGTCTTTATCCCTGTCGAGAGCCCAGCACGGCTGCTACAATATGCAGAGATCCAGTAACTACAATGACTCCAGTTTGACATCCAGAACCAGGCCCAAGCATCTGACCTCCAGCTTTGATAGAGGCCATTAAGGATCCCTCAGCAAATAATATGGCCTGGCGTTCTGATCTCTCAGCGTGATTAAGATTTAGATCCTTAACCTCAGGTTCATTAACGTAATCCCGAATATCAATTCCCAGCTCCCTTGATGCTTGGGTCCAAGAGCCTCGTAATGAGGATGCTGATGCTGTTCGAGATTTTTCTCCAGCAATGCTGGCTTCAGCAAAAAACACAGCCTCCAGATATCTAGCTGCGAAGTAGAAGACAGAAAAGGCATATATGAGGGGAAGCACATCCAACTGTTGAGCGGTTAGTTTTCCCTATTCCAGATGTAGTCAAACCTGAAAGCAGTTCTTTTGCAAAACCCAAATGATCTTTGTCATTTGCCATGGCAACAACTAGAACTAATCTTGCTTTCGGAAATGCCATCTCGATGGTGTTGGCTAAAGCTCTAGCAGATTCCTTGGTGTGAGCTGAAAACGATAAGGCAGCACAGCACCATCATCATAATCCTCaacagaaaaattttaaaatcataaCAGCTTTACAAAGAAATATTTGCAAAATAAAGTGAAGACTTCACAAACCAACCTCCATCGAGCAGTATGGTTGCTCCTGATAGTCCTAACCTCTCAGCTTCATTTTGTATCAAAATTTGGCTTCTTCCAatcaaaaatgcattttctagACCAGCACGAATAGATTCATCTGATAATTCCCATCCTAGAATCACAAAACAAGAAATGCGAAGAGaaatgattggaaaaatgaGCATATGCAATCATGAAAAGCCTGTAACAAATAAGATAATATTGTCTAAAGAATCAGCTTGCGACATTGCAAGACTTAAATACTCAAATTTTAAATCTTAGAATGGACGTGATCCTATTATGTTTTCTATTAGAAGCTCTGAAGTCTCAAtgattatgttacttttgaaacAAGTGGGTCATTTCAATTACATTCATTGTTTCTCACCTTGACCACGAAGACATAGTGCGGCACAAGTGGCAGTTGAAGCGTTTTTAAGTTGGTGACGACCAAGCATGGATAGCTTAACATTGAATAATTCAATAAACTGCACAATTGGAGCAATGAGCAGATAAAATGCACAATTACCACGAAGAAGTAGATCAGATGCTAGAGCACAATGATTGATGAGTCACATAAAGCAGCTAAGGAAAGGCAAGTGAGACTTAAAAACGAGTAATCAAATGAATGCAAAACTAGTAACTTATATACCAACTGAAGATCTTTCTCAATCTGAAGCACCAAGTCACAATATTGGAAAGGTCTGCCGCTCATTCTGTCAAGGCTTTTGAGAGTACTTCTATTTCCAGTATCAGATGCTGACACAACAGGAGAAGACATGGAGCATGCTTTATCACGAAGAATACGCTCAATATGTGGAAGGAATGGCCCACCTAGAACCAACTGAGATTTCCCCATAATCAGAACTCAGGTGTCATAACTAATCGCGATGCAAAAGGTAACAGGAAAACATATTCAAGCAAGTACAACACTAACTTATGATTGAAAACCATAACTGAGATTTCCCCATAATCAGAACTCAGGTGTCATAACTAATCGTGATGCAAAAGGTAACAGGAAAACATATTCAAGCAAGCACAACACTAACTTATGATCGAAAACCAGAAGGCAAAAGTTTATAATGGACAGGAAAAAGTTTCCTCTATCATACTACAGTTACTATGAAAGTATAAACCACCTTAGAAAAACAATGTTCACCGAACAACTGATCTTGTATTGAAAATTTACAACCAAACAAGGAAAAAGAACATCTCTTACAATATGTTAGGCAACTCAGGTTGCAAAACTATTTAGGTGGTCTATCCACATAATGAGTCCCAGTTCTTAACTATCTGCTATAGAGTTTACCTTACTCTTCTTAAACCAAAACACAAACTTTACAAGCTTCAAAACAGCAATGCAGTGCTTCCATTACAAGAAACCACTTACTCCACAACAAATGCTTAACCAAAGAATATTGTGAGAATGGTATAGTCACCTAATGCAACTCAAGTTCATGAGTGTAAATCTGGTAAAGTCCACTGCTAAACTAGCATACAGAAGGAATGTGTAGAAGAACCACCTAACTGGTCGCCCATCTTTAATAATTCCTGATTTTGCAACTGCAATACTTTCCAAGGAACCTCCAAGTGCATCCAGATGTTCCTCACCAATTGATGTTATGATTGAAGCAGCAAGAGCAGACCTTGGAATTACATTAGTTGCATCACGTGCTCCACCTAGTCCCGCCTATGTGATAGAtgaaaggggggaaaaaagtTAATACCAGTTCAAACAAGAGCCAGAAGCATTTTATTTGAAGATCACTTTGAAGAAGAGACAGGTGGAAAGGGAAATTAACAACCTGTGAAATGGTTAAGATTTCCAAAAAAACAATTCCGAAATAGAGATAGTATTTGGGACAAAAAGAAAGAGGCATGGAAAAAAAGTAAAGACTCCAAAACATAGGAGTCAAAATAAAGTCGGATACCTCAATAACTGCGATATCAACACTCTCTCTCGCAAATAGGCTGTATGCCACAGCAGTGAGAACCTGACCAAAAGACAGAATAAACACACAGCCAACAGAAATTGGAGTACACAACACAGAAACTCATGGAAAGATCAAGACTGAAATATAAACTCAGGcaccaacttcaaaattgcCTAACTGCTCGAATGCCTAAAAAGACATAATCACTCTTCAAATGGTCAACTAAAAGAAAGGTGTTGTACACAAGCTCATACTTCAAAATGACTAAGACAACCATTTTCAAGTTCTATTGCTTTTTCAAGAACCATCCTCAAACTTTGGAAATGATGATTCAATGTCTTTGCAGGTATAGGGTCTCCTGATGCACCCAGTGTTATGCGTTCCCTGATAGTTCGTATATGTGGACTGTTCAAAGAAACAATGACTCGTCAAATCCAGAATTCTGAGAGACAGAATGGATATCTGTTCATCTTAATCAGAATGCTAACGTTAGGAAGAAGGGGAAAAAGGGATGAACCGCACCTAGTATAGCAACCGACTGAATACCCTTGTGCCCGTAAAATGCTGGAGAGGAAAGCAGCCGTTGACCCTTTTCCCTTTGTCCCAGCAACGTGAACAGCCTGTTTTACATATCAAGCCAATCAAAATTCTAGCATGGTACAAATTAGTGGACGTTCAAAAGGTGCTGTAAGGAAAAATTAGTAGTGCAAAGAAACAAGTATCCTCCGCAACAGCTAAAAACTACTAACACAAAGTATCCGTAGTCCATCAAAGTATCCAATCAGCAGATGTAAAGCTTGCAAAGGCAGAATTTTTCGCATTCGCCAataatttcaagaatttcaaaaagaaacaaatcaaAACGTCGTATATTTTGATAAT
This portion of the Coffea arabica cultivar ET-39 chromosome 2e, Coffea Arabica ET-39 HiFi, whole genome shotgun sequence genome encodes:
- the LOC113729960 gene encoding dihydrofolate synthetase, with protein sequence MKSVGLFHRLSTIHRQIPASPAVQFLKHSYNLDQTQPMCIFSEEPELKEFIDFIDNLKNYEKAGVPKGAGTDSDDGFDLGRMRRLMQLLGNPQCNFKAVHVAGTKGKGSTAAFLSSILRAQGYSVGCYTSPHIRTIRERITLGASGDPIPAKTLNHHFQSLRMVLEKAIELENGCLSHFEVLTAVAYSLFARESVDIAVIEAGLGGARDATNVIPRSALAASIITSIGEEHLDALGGSLESIAVAKSGIIKDGRPLVLGGPFLPHIERILRDKACSMSSPVVSASDTGNRSTLKSLDRMSGRPFQYCDLVLQIEKDLQLFIELFNVKLSMLGRHQLKNASTATCAALCLRGQGWELSDESIRAGLENAFLIGRSQILIQNEAERLGLSGATILLDGAHTKESARALANTIEMAFPKARLVLVVAMANDKDHLGFAKELLSARYLEAVFFAEASIAGEKSRTASASSLRGSWTQASRELGIDIRDYVNEPEVKDLNLNHAERSERQAILFAEGSLMASIKAGGQMLGPGSGCQTGVIVVTGSLHIVAAVLGSRQG